In Rutidosis leptorrhynchoides isolate AG116_Rl617_1_P2 chromosome 6, CSIRO_AGI_Rlap_v1, whole genome shotgun sequence, the DNA window ACAACTTTTCATTCTCAATGTACAACCCAATAATGCATAAAAACATGTCTTCCATACCCTTCAATAACTCCTCATAACTTTTATACACTTTCAAATCAATCTTTCTTAAATATGGCGCTCCATCCATACTCACTTTCACATACATCCCCATTTCATGCTCCACATTCTTTTCTTGTAATACAATTTTCCGGTAGGATTTCACCGGCGGCCACCCTACTACTTGTGTCCTGAAAATCAAGAAACAAATTTATATAAGTTTTTGCATGTGGGTATGAAAAAAAGATTAATTTTTTTTCATGGGTTAATCATTTAGATTACTTACTTTGCTGGTCGGATGGTTCTTGAATCGTTGGTTTCATTTGGACTAATCTCCGGCGAACTTCTTTTGTTAGTTTTGATCGGTGATGATGTCGTCGGTGTATTCATCTCCGGCACGTCATCGGTTCCCGGAAGGGCTAATCTTAGCTCGGTTGCTTTGTAATTAAGATTAAGATCCATGATATAATAAGGAGAAATATTGTTTCTTGAATTTCCGGCTTGAAAGTTTGAGAGGAAATTGGTGATTGTGTGTGGTTTTGAGATTGAAGGATATgtgatgtatatataaataaccttGTGCATGAACTTCATAATTCATAATTTCATAATTTCATAATTTAAAAGATACGGAAAATAAACTCGTAGTAGATTTATGGATAGTTGCACACTAGGTACACGCGCTGTCTTATTGACTTTAGGTACGTAgtataatttatttaatttattttttctaAAACAAACAGTAAATAAAAGAATGTGGGCAAAATTTGTTAGAT includes these proteins:
- the LOC139851726 gene encoding auxin-induced protein 22D-like, encoding MDLNLNYKATELRLALPGTDDVPEMNTPTTSSPIKTNKRSSPEISPNETNDSRTIRPAKTQVVGWPPVKSYRKIVLQEKNVEHEMGMYVKVSMDGAPYLRKIDLKVYKSYEELLKGMEDMFLCIIGLYIENEKLYNGLKHVATYEDKDGDWMLVGDVPWEMFVTSCKRLRIMKGHEARGMNL